A region of Myxococcus stipitatus DSM 14675 DNA encodes the following proteins:
- a CDS encoding LVIVD repeat-containing protein, with amino-acid sequence MAFAAFPFRAVLIGVVSLGLACSDKPEPKPPPPPVEPWDGTYTPLVEPSDWVDRGAFASCSYTPPTGTNVDCDDPTLFDLSKCDLASLATLDPHGIYQVDMRDTAGQPDAVGLRVPPDGGTGTMSSLYFVGHPLVRQQLQGSFQFSVKVPRRTSFRQMVLAGCGVSGPGTVTGCFAHCNNGKFIASGTFEAARMTWGRGESESSGGLRLVSETHVQTRRPADVFVHRKHAYVVSIDDFDTKAPGGLSVVDVSDPSHPVIKKSITIPGDSYWNAAWAKDDALYIASKATGVIVFDISNPADPVFVRSLPTGAPINVHTLFVDGNRLYAVSPAPAVTGETLIFDISSPLEPVLLNRLVTPDEVSWVPSAHDSFAYQDRLYVNQFSTGYVVFDVKDAQNPRQLGRYTFSVDGREPLSHASAVGTFAGKTIAFEGGEGSGTHLRVLDVTDPANIQLIGRYKLRPQTSIHNVILKDTLLYIAYYHEGLRVLDVSNPTQPREVAYFNTYRESDPGRTDDLLDGAIGIRVPGDGYVYLVDLARGLLILNEP; translated from the coding sequence ATGGCATTCGCGGCATTCCCCTTCCGTGCAGTCCTGATTGGAGTCGTCTCGCTGGGTCTTGCTTGTTCCGACAAGCCCGAACCCAAGCCCCCGCCCCCTCCCGTGGAGCCCTGGGATGGGACGTACACGCCCTTGGTCGAGCCCTCCGACTGGGTCGACCGGGGCGCCTTCGCGTCCTGCTCCTACACACCCCCCACCGGGACCAACGTCGACTGCGACGACCCCACGCTCTTCGACCTCTCGAAGTGTGACCTGGCCTCGCTTGCCACCTTGGACCCGCACGGCATCTACCAGGTGGACATGCGAGACACCGCCGGCCAACCCGACGCCGTGGGACTCCGAGTCCCACCCGACGGCGGCACCGGGACCATGAGCAGCTTGTACTTCGTGGGCCATCCGCTCGTTCGACAGCAATTGCAGGGGAGCTTCCAGTTCTCGGTGAAGGTCCCTCGACGGACCAGTTTCCGTCAGATGGTCCTGGCGGGCTGCGGCGTCTCGGGACCGGGGACGGTGACGGGCTGCTTCGCCCACTGCAACAACGGGAAGTTCATCGCTTCGGGCACGTTCGAGGCCGCGCGGATGACGTGGGGCCGAGGCGAGTCCGAGTCGTCGGGGGGGCTGCGACTCGTCTCGGAGACCCACGTCCAGACCCGGCGCCCGGCGGACGTCTTCGTCCACCGCAAGCACGCCTATGTCGTGTCCATCGACGACTTCGACACGAAGGCCCCGGGCGGACTCTCGGTGGTCGACGTCAGCGACCCGAGCCATCCCGTCATCAAGAAGAGCATCACCATCCCCGGTGACTCCTACTGGAACGCGGCCTGGGCCAAGGACGACGCGCTCTACATCGCCAGCAAGGCCACGGGAGTCATCGTCTTCGACATCTCCAACCCCGCCGACCCCGTCTTCGTGCGCAGCCTGCCCACGGGCGCGCCCATCAACGTCCACACCCTCTTCGTGGACGGCAACCGACTGTATGCGGTGTCACCGGCTCCGGCGGTGACCGGGGAGACGCTCATCTTCGACATCTCCTCGCCGCTGGAGCCGGTCCTCCTCAACCGCCTCGTCACGCCCGATGAGGTGTCCTGGGTGCCCTCCGCCCATGACTCCTTCGCCTACCAGGACCGGCTCTACGTCAACCAGTTCTCCACGGGCTACGTCGTCTTCGACGTGAAGGACGCGCAGAACCCGCGACAGCTCGGCCGCTACACCTTCTCCGTGGACGGGCGCGAGCCGTTGAGTCACGCGAGCGCCGTGGGGACCTTCGCCGGGAAGACCATCGCCTTCGAGGGCGGTGAGGGTTCGGGCACGCACCTGCGGGTGCTGGACGTGACGGACCCGGCGAACATCCAGCTCATCGGCCGCTACAAGCTGCGCCCCCAGACCTCCATCCACAACGTCATCCTCAAGGACACGCTGCTCTACATCGCCTACTACCATGAGGGCTTGCGCGTGCTGGATGTCTCCAATCCCACCCAGCCGCGAGAGGTGGCCTACTTCAACACCTATCGTGAGTCGGACCCCGGTCGGACCGATGACCTCCTCGACGGTGCCATCGGCATCCGCGTCCCCGGGGACGGCTACGTGTATCTCGTAGACCTCGCTCGCGGCCTGCTGATTCTCAACGAGCCTTGA
- a CDS encoding LVIVD repeat-containing protein yields the protein MTFAAFPFHAVLIGVVSLGLACSDKPEPHPPPPVEPWDGTYTPLVEPSDWVDRGVFAPCSFTPPVGTPIDCDNPALFDLSKCDTATLDSLDPHGIYQVDMRHDSGVSDFAGFRVPVDGSTGSVNVGYTLPTSLIRQQLKGSFLLSARFTFPTGFLHSVFAGCGVSGPGTVTGCFAQCSGRKFLSSGTFEASRMTWGRGESESSGGLRLVSETHVQTHRPADVFVHRKHAYVMSIDDSATKTPGGLSVVDVSDPTHPVIKKKITIPGDSYWNAAWAKDDALYVASKAKGVIVFDISNPADPVFVRSLPTGAPLNVHTLFVDGNRLYAVSPAPAATGETLIFDISSPLEPVLLNRLVTPDEVSWFPSAHDSFAYQDRLYVNQYATGYVVFDVKDAQNPRQLGRYTFSVDGREPMSHASAVGTFAGKTIAFEGGEGTGAHLRVLDVTDPANIQLIGRYKLRPQTSIHNVILKDTLLYIAYYHEGLRVLDVSNPTQPREVAYFNTYRESDPGRSESILDGAIGIRVPGDGYVYLVDLARGLLILNEL from the coding sequence ATGACGTTCGCGGCATTCCCCTTCCATGCGGTCTTGATTGGAGTTGTCTCGCTGGGCCTCGCTTGTTCAGACAAGCCCGAACCCCACCCGCCCCCTCCCGTGGAACCGTGGGATGGGACCTACACACCCTTGGTCGAGCCCTCCGACTGGGTCGACCGGGGTGTCTTCGCCCCCTGCTCCTTCACGCCCCCCGTGGGGACTCCCATCGACTGCGACAACCCCGCGCTCTTCGACCTCTCGAAGTGTGACACAGCCACGCTCGACTCCCTGGATCCGCACGGCATCTACCAGGTGGACATGCGCCACGACTCCGGTGTGTCTGACTTCGCGGGCTTCCGAGTTCCCGTGGACGGCAGCACCGGGTCCGTCAACGTCGGCTACACCCTTCCCACCTCCCTCATCCGCCAGCAGTTGAAGGGGAGCTTCCTGCTCTCGGCGCGGTTCACCTTCCCGACCGGCTTCCTTCACTCCGTCTTCGCGGGCTGCGGCGTCTCAGGCCCTGGAACCGTGACGGGCTGCTTCGCCCAGTGCAGCGGTAGGAAGTTCCTTTCGTCGGGCACGTTCGAGGCCTCACGGATGACGTGGGGCCGTGGCGAGTCCGAGTCGTCGGGGGGGCTGCGACTCGTCTCGGAGACCCACGTCCAGACCCACCGCCCGGCGGACGTCTTCGTCCACCGCAAGCACGCCTATGTCATGTCCATCGACGACTCCGCCACGAAAACCCCGGGCGGACTCTCGGTGGTCGACGTCAGCGACCCGACCCACCCTGTCATCAAGAAGAAGATCACCATCCCCGGAGACTCCTACTGGAACGCGGCCTGGGCCAAGGACGATGCGCTCTACGTCGCCAGCAAGGCCAAGGGAGTCATCGTCTTCGACATCTCCAACCCCGCCGACCCCGTCTTCGTGCGCAGCCTGCCCACGGGCGCTCCCCTCAACGTCCACACCCTCTTCGTGGACGGCAACCGGCTGTATGCGGTGTCACCGGCTCCGGCGGCGACCGGGGAGACACTCATCTTCGACATCTCCTCACCGCTGGAGCCGGTCCTCCTCAACCGCCTCGTCACGCCCGATGAGGTGTCCTGGTTCCCCTCCGCCCACGACTCCTTCGCCTACCAGGACCGCCTCTACGTCAACCAGTACGCCACCGGCTATGTCGTCTTCGACGTGAAGGACGCGCAGAACCCGCGGCAGCTGGGCCGCTACACCTTCTCCGTGGACGGGCGCGAGCCGATGAGCCACGCGAGCGCCGTGGGGACCTTCGCCGGGAAGACCATCGCCTTCGAGGGCGGTGAGGGCACGGGTGCGCACCTGCGGGTGTTGGACGTGACAGACCCGGCGAACATCCAGCTCATCGGCCGCTACAAGCTGCGCCCCCAGACCTCCATCCACAACGTCATCCTCAAGGACACGCTGCTCTACATCGCCTACTACCATGAGGGCTTGCGGGTGCTGGATGTCTCCAATCCCACCCAGCCGCGAGAGGTGGCCTACTTCAACACCTATCGTGAGTCGGACCCCGGCCGGTCCGAGAGCATCCTCGACGGTGCCATCGGCATCCGCGTCCCCGGGGACGGCTACGTGTATCTCGTGGACCTCGCTCGCGGCCTGCTGATTCTCAACGAGCTCTGA
- a CDS encoding (2Fe-2S)-binding protein: MPAHQFILNGQSVSVELPSDVPLLWVLRDVLGVKGPKYGCGVGVCGACTSHLDGEAFRPCIHPVGELTGREVMTIEGLGASGLHPVQEAWIAEDVAQCGFCQPGQIMAAVALLRTNVQPSDADIDAAMSDNVCRCGTYVRIRAAIKRAALLLRNGAMGTGGPG, from the coding sequence ATGCCGGCCCATCAGTTCATCCTCAATGGTCAAAGCGTGTCGGTGGAGCTGCCCTCGGACGTGCCGCTGCTCTGGGTGCTGCGCGATGTCCTGGGCGTCAAGGGACCCAAGTATGGCTGTGGCGTGGGTGTGTGCGGCGCGTGCACCAGCCACCTGGATGGCGAGGCCTTCCGTCCCTGCATCCACCCCGTCGGCGAGCTGACCGGCCGCGAGGTGATGACCATCGAGGGGCTGGGCGCGTCGGGGCTGCATCCTGTTCAGGAGGCCTGGATTGCCGAGGACGTGGCCCAGTGTGGCTTCTGTCAGCCGGGGCAGATCATGGCCGCCGTCGCCCTGCTGCGCACGAACGTCCAGCCCTCCGACGCGGACATCGACGCCGCCATGAGCGACAACGTCTGTCGTTGTGGCACCTATGTCCGCATCCGCGCCGCCATCAAGCGCGCGGCGCTGCTGCTCCGGAATGGAGCCATGGGGACGGGGGGCCCGGGATAA
- a CDS encoding xanthine dehydrogenase family protein molybdopterin-binding subunit, whose product MSETLEQDTAAPGTLDRRRFLTWVIASPTLMVAARLGLDIPSAEAASESQTPSETALSLSIAIQDTGRVVATLPRTEMGQGITTAVAMLVAEELDLPLERVEVRSADADPRYLIQLTGLSSSMRYLAGPLRAAAADARARLVTAAALRWKVLAFPLTTVGGEVLAPDGRKLGYGELAAEAARVLLPLVSTQPKDPSEYTLVGQPTGRIDARDIVTGAARYALDLDLPDALPTVVARPPTLRGTLQSFDDTAARAMPGVVGVVRLESGVAVVARNFAQAFAARDALSITWKPGPASALSDGDIRAKLRDAIGPRPLPPLFTARTLEGRFDFPYLAHAPMETQSCVAHVRGNQADIWMGAQDPKFAQREVAKALGWLLAPHQVSVHVLRAGGGFGRRFFNEAAVEAALVSRAVGKPVKLMWSRNDDMRHGRFRPASHHRILAHVGPGGGLLGWNHRAAIPTVEFPHGFGDAVTALVGELLPDVTSAVFFTLTQHLPYRFGLVTQELREVPLPVPTASFRSVFTSQVGVANEVFIDQVARELQVDPVELRRSRLTSSRLEAVLDKVVSEGQWGRALPPGVAQGAAVLEEWNSSIAHLVEVDVRGPEPKVLRIVIAADVGLPINPKGIEAQLQGAAVDAMSTTLSAGIHIDSGAVREGSFADYHWLRMKHVPADIQVHLVRSDDRVGGVGELGYPSAAAALSNALARATGTMPTRFPILDKGV is encoded by the coding sequence ATGTCGGAAACGCTCGAGCAGGACACAGCCGCGCCCGGAACGTTGGACCGGCGTCGATTCCTGACCTGGGTCATCGCCTCGCCCACGTTGATGGTCGCCGCGCGGTTGGGATTGGACATTCCTTCCGCCGAGGCGGCGTCGGAATCCCAGACACCGTCCGAGACGGCCCTCAGTCTGTCCATTGCCATCCAGGACACGGGGCGCGTCGTCGCCACGCTGCCGCGCACGGAGATGGGCCAGGGCATCACCACCGCCGTGGCCATGCTCGTGGCGGAGGAGCTCGACCTGCCTCTCGAGCGGGTCGAGGTGCGCAGCGCCGACGCGGACCCGCGCTACCTCATCCAGCTCACCGGACTCTCCTCGTCGATGCGCTACCTGGCGGGCCCGCTTCGCGCCGCCGCGGCGGATGCGCGCGCGCGGCTGGTCACCGCCGCGGCCCTGCGCTGGAAGGTGCTGGCCTTCCCCCTCACCACGGTCGGCGGCGAGGTGCTCGCGCCCGACGGCAGGAAGCTGGGCTATGGCGAGCTGGCGGCGGAGGCCGCGCGGGTGCTGCTGCCCCTGGTCTCCACGCAGCCCAAGGACCCCAGCGAGTACACGCTGGTGGGCCAGCCCACCGGACGCATCGACGCGCGTGACATCGTCACGGGCGCGGCCCGGTATGCGCTGGACCTGGACCTCCCCGACGCGCTGCCCACCGTCGTGGCGCGTCCTCCGACGCTGCGAGGCACCCTCCAGTCCTTCGACGACACCGCCGCGCGGGCGATGCCCGGCGTGGTGGGCGTGGTGCGGCTGGAGTCGGGCGTGGCCGTGGTGGCGCGGAACTTCGCGCAGGCCTTCGCGGCGCGGGACGCGCTGAGCATCACCTGGAAGCCGGGGCCCGCGAGCGCGCTGTCCGACGGGGACATCCGGGCGAAGCTGCGCGACGCCATCGGCCCCAGGCCTCTGCCTCCGCTCTTCACCGCGCGGACCTTGGAGGGACGCTTCGACTTCCCCTACCTGGCCCACGCGCCCATGGAGACGCAGAGCTGCGTGGCGCACGTGCGCGGCAACCAGGCGGACATCTGGATGGGCGCCCAGGACCCCAAGTTCGCCCAGCGCGAGGTGGCCAAGGCCCTGGGCTGGTTGCTCGCGCCGCACCAGGTCTCCGTGCACGTCCTCCGGGCCGGTGGCGGCTTCGGCCGCAGGTTCTTCAACGAGGCCGCGGTGGAGGCGGCGCTCGTGTCGCGCGCGGTCGGCAAGCCCGTGAAGCTGATGTGGAGCCGCAACGACGACATGCGCCACGGGCGCTTCCGCCCCGCCAGCCACCACCGCATCCTCGCCCACGTGGGCCCGGGTGGAGGGCTGCTCGGCTGGAATCACCGCGCCGCGATTCCCACGGTGGAGTTTCCGCACGGCTTCGGCGACGCCGTCACCGCGCTCGTCGGGGAGCTCTTGCCCGACGTGACGAGCGCCGTGTTCTTCACGCTCACCCAGCACCTGCCCTACCGGTTCGGACTGGTGACGCAGGAGCTGCGCGAGGTCCCCCTCCCCGTGCCCACCGCGTCCTTCCGCTCGGTGTTCACCAGCCAGGTGGGCGTGGCCAACGAGGTGTTCATCGACCAGGTGGCGCGCGAGCTCCAGGTGGACCCGGTGGAGCTGCGGCGCTCGCGGCTCACGTCCTCGCGGCTCGAGGCCGTGCTGGACAAGGTGGTGTCGGAGGGACAGTGGGGTCGCGCGCTGCCGCCGGGCGTCGCCCAGGGTGCCGCCGTCCTGGAGGAGTGGAACAGCTCCATCGCCCACCTCGTCGAGGTGGACGTCAGGGGGCCCGAGCCCAAGGTGCTGCGCATCGTCATCGCCGCGGACGTGGGGCTTCCCATCAACCCCAAGGGCATCGAGGCACAGCTGCAAGGCGCGGCGGTGGACGCGATGTCCACCACGCTGAGCGCGGGAATCCACATCGACTCGGGCGCCGTGCGTGAAGGCAGCTTCGCGGACTACCACTGGCTGCGCATGAAGCACGTCCCCGCGGACATCCAGGTACACCTGGTCCGGTCGGATGACCGCGTGGGCGGCGTGGGGGAGCTGGGCTATCCCAGCGCCGCGGCGGCCCTGAGCAACGCCCTGGCCCGGGCGACCGGCACGATGCCCACCCGCTTTCCCATCCTCGACAAGGGAGTCTGA
- a CDS encoding efflux RND transporter permease subunit, whose amino-acid sequence MNFTALFIKRPVVALVVNLLLIIAGLQAIRSLNVRQYPQSENADITVTTVYVGANADLVRGFITTPLERAIASADGIDYLESQSTQGVSIIRARLKLNYDSNRALSEISAKVDQVRGDLPPEAQVPVLNIESAESQAAVAYLSFSSEFLKQHEITDYLTRVVQPRLSSVTGVQRADILGARTFAMRVWMKPDRMAALNISPAQVRQALAANNHLAAVGQTKGALVQVNLTTDTDLHSVEEFRQLIVRREGDAVVRLSDIADVVLGAEDYDSDVAFGGQTAVFIGIWVLPHSNALDVLKDVRGEMESLQRDLPKQLEAKIAFDGTTYISSAIDEVVKTLVETLVIVVIIIFLFLGSVRSILIPIVAIPVSLIGTVFLMQVFGFTVNLLTLLAIVLSVGLVVDDAIVVVENVEHHLREGLSPVEAALKSARELVGPIIAMTVTLAAVYAPIAFQGGLTGSLFREFALTLAGAVTLSGVVALTLSPMMSASLLRAGHDNQGLAGFINRTFDRLRNAYSRSLDSAMGARRVVYMSWAVLSALALLMFTQSPQELAPNEDQGVIFGFVNTPSNSTIEQLTPAVREMNLSLMQMPESEYTFQITMPGSGFWGLGLKPWEERTRPIGEILAETQMRVSAIPGVQTFAIIPPALPGGGSFPVEFVIASTAGTEELLGFAEQLQGKAAASGIFAFPPIIDVKLDQPQSRIELDREKVAQLGLDLGTVGQDLSAAVGGNFVNRFNISGRSYKVIPQVLRVSRLNPDQLKDLHVTGPDGQLVALSSIATLKDTVAPRSLNRFQQLNAVKLSGVAIRPLDEALTYLETEASRILPQGYRLDYTGESRQLRVEGNKFLPAFGLAVVLIFLVLAAQFNSFRDPFIILAGSVPLALFGALLTTFLKMPNPTMPYFTDSFTTTLNIYSQVGLVTLVGLIAKNGILIVDFANRLQEEGKSKLEAIKEASAGRLRPILMTSMATVAGHFPLVLVEGPGAAARNSIGLVLVTGMAVGTFFTLYFVPAIYLLIAKTREVPAKTQGASHPLIAEPATQQGT is encoded by the coding sequence ATGAACTTCACCGCCCTCTTCATCAAGCGCCCCGTCGTGGCGCTGGTGGTCAACCTCCTGCTCATCATCGCGGGACTCCAGGCCATCCGCTCGCTCAACGTGCGGCAGTATCCGCAGAGCGAGAACGCCGACATCACCGTGACGACGGTCTACGTCGGCGCCAACGCGGACCTGGTCCGCGGCTTCATCACCACGCCGCTGGAGCGCGCCATCGCCTCCGCGGACGGCATCGACTACCTGGAGTCGCAGAGCACGCAGGGCGTATCCATCATCCGGGCCCGGCTCAAGCTCAACTACGACTCCAACCGGGCCTTGAGCGAAATCAGCGCCAAGGTCGACCAGGTGCGCGGAGACCTGCCTCCCGAGGCGCAGGTCCCCGTGCTCAACATCGAGTCGGCGGAGAGCCAGGCCGCCGTGGCCTACCTCAGCTTCTCCTCCGAGTTCCTCAAGCAGCACGAGATCACCGACTACCTCACGCGCGTGGTGCAGCCCCGGCTGTCGTCCGTGACGGGCGTGCAGCGCGCGGACATCCTGGGCGCGCGCACGTTCGCCATGCGGGTGTGGATGAAGCCGGACCGGATGGCCGCGCTCAACATCAGCCCGGCGCAGGTGCGCCAGGCGCTGGCGGCCAACAACCACCTGGCGGCGGTGGGCCAGACGAAGGGCGCGCTGGTCCAGGTGAACCTCACCACGGACACGGACCTGCACTCGGTGGAGGAGTTCCGGCAGCTCATCGTGCGGCGCGAGGGTGACGCGGTCGTCCGGCTGTCGGACATCGCGGACGTGGTGCTCGGCGCGGAGGACTACGACAGCGACGTGGCCTTCGGCGGCCAGACGGCCGTGTTCATCGGCATCTGGGTGCTCCCCCACTCCAACGCGCTGGACGTGCTCAAGGACGTCCGCGGGGAGATGGAGTCGCTCCAGCGCGACCTGCCCAAGCAGCTCGAGGCGAAGATTGCCTTCGACGGCACCACGTACATCAGCAGCGCCATCGACGAGGTGGTGAAGACGCTGGTGGAGACGCTGGTCATCGTCGTCATCATCATCTTCCTGTTCCTGGGCTCGGTCCGCTCGATTCTCATCCCCATCGTGGCCATCCCCGTGTCGCTGATCGGCACGGTGTTCCTGATGCAGGTCTTCGGCTTCACGGTGAACCTGCTCACCTTGCTCGCCATTGTGCTGTCGGTGGGCCTGGTGGTGGATGACGCCATCGTCGTGGTGGAGAACGTGGAGCACCACCTGCGCGAGGGCCTGAGCCCCGTGGAGGCGGCGCTGAAGAGCGCGCGGGAGCTGGTGGGTCCCATCATCGCGATGACCGTCACGCTGGCCGCGGTCTACGCGCCCATCGCCTTCCAGGGAGGTCTCACGGGCTCGCTGTTCCGCGAGTTCGCGCTCACGCTGGCGGGCGCCGTCACACTCTCCGGTGTCGTGGCGCTGACGCTCTCCCCCATGATGTCCGCCTCGCTGCTGCGCGCGGGGCATGACAACCAGGGCCTGGCGGGCTTCATCAACCGCACGTTCGACCGGCTGCGGAACGCCTACTCGCGCTCGCTGGACAGCGCGATGGGCGCGCGCCGGGTGGTCTACATGTCGTGGGCGGTGCTCAGCGCGCTGGCCCTGCTCATGTTCACCCAGTCGCCGCAGGAGCTGGCGCCCAACGAGGACCAGGGCGTCATCTTCGGCTTCGTCAACACGCCGTCCAACTCCACCATCGAGCAGCTCACGCCGGCCGTCCGCGAGATGAACCTGTCGCTGATGCAGATGCCGGAGTCCGAGTACACGTTCCAGATCACCATGCCCGGCAGCGGGTTCTGGGGTCTGGGGCTCAAGCCGTGGGAGGAGCGCACGCGCCCCATCGGAGAAATCCTGGCGGAGACGCAGATGCGGGTGAGCGCGATTCCGGGCGTGCAGACGTTCGCCATCATCCCGCCCGCGCTGCCCGGTGGCGGCAGCTTCCCGGTGGAGTTCGTCATCGCCTCCACGGCGGGCACGGAGGAGCTGCTGGGCTTCGCCGAGCAGCTCCAGGGCAAGGCGGCGGCGAGCGGCATCTTCGCCTTCCCGCCCATCATCGACGTGAAGCTGGACCAGCCGCAGTCCCGCATCGAGCTGGACCGCGAGAAGGTGGCCCAGCTGGGGCTGGACCTGGGCACGGTGGGTCAGGACCTGAGCGCGGCGGTGGGCGGCAACTTCGTCAACCGCTTCAACATCTCCGGGCGCAGCTACAAGGTCATCCCCCAGGTGCTGCGCGTGTCGCGGCTCAACCCCGACCAGCTCAAGGACCTCCACGTCACCGGGCCGGACGGGCAGCTCGTGGCGCTGTCGTCCATCGCGACCCTCAAGGACACGGTGGCGCCCCGCTCGCTCAACCGCTTCCAGCAGCTCAACGCCGTGAAGCTCAGCGGCGTGGCCATCCGGCCGCTGGATGAGGCGCTGACATACCTGGAGACGGAGGCCTCGCGCATCCTGCCCCAGGGCTACCGGCTGGACTACACGGGTGAGTCGCGGCAGCTGCGCGTGGAGGGCAACAAGTTCCTCCCCGCGTTCGGCCTGGCGGTGGTGCTCATCTTCCTGGTGCTCGCGGCCCAGTTCAACAGCTTCAGGGACCCGTTCATCATCCTCGCGGGCTCCGTGCCGCTGGCGCTCTTCGGCGCGCTCCTGACGACGTTCCTGAAGATGCCGAACCCGACGATGCCGTACTTCACCGACAGCTTCACCACGACGCTGAACATCTACTCCCAGGTGGGGCTGGTGACGCTGGTGGGCCTCATCGCGAAGAACGGAATCCTCATCGTCGACTTCGCCAACCGGCTCCAGGAGGAGGGCAAGTCGAAGCTGGAGGCCATCAAGGAGGCGTCCGCGGGCCGCCTGCGTCCCATCCTCATGACGAGCATGGCCACGGTGGCGGGCCACTTCCCGCTCGTCCTCGTGGAAGGCCCTGGCGCGGCGGCGCGCAACAGCATCGGCCTGGTGCTGGTGACGGGCATGGCCGTCGGTACGTTCTTCACGCTGTACTTCGTGCCGGCCATCTACCTGCTCATCGCGAAGACGCGCGAGGTTCCCGCGAAGACGCAGGGGGCCTCCCACCCGCTCATCGCGGAGCCGGCCACGCAGCAAGGGACCTGA
- a CDS encoding efflux RND transporter periplasmic adaptor subunit — translation MRAPATSPSDEVVSPSKRPPSSVKRWVVGILLLLGVIAVLAGIKAAQIGAMIDAGASYAQPPESVTSVTAAAVDWQATQRAVGTVVALRGVTLGAELPGIVRDIGFQDGAAVKKGQVLVQLDVSSEAAQLTGAEADAELARLTHARAKSLREQGANTPQELEAAAARAAQTQAQVAHLRTLIAKKSIRAPFDGRVGIKQVELGQVISPGNPVATLHTVDPVLAEFQVPQQLLAQVKSGQKVRMRVDVFPQDTWEGTLTTINPEVERSSRNVRMRATVPNTDGRLLPGMFANIDVVADTSRQVVAVPATAVLFAPYGDSVYVLVEGKDAAGKANLVANQQFVRLGERRGDFVEVVSGLKAGDTVVSSGVFKLRNGMSVVVNNALAPSTELAPQPVNP, via the coding sequence ATGCGTGCACCCGCCACGTCCCCGTCCGACGAAGTCGTCTCGCCCTCGAAGCGCCCTCCCAGCAGCGTGAAGCGCTGGGTCGTGGGCATCCTGCTCCTCCTGGGAGTCATCGCCGTGCTCGCGGGCATCAAGGCCGCCCAGATTGGAGCCATGATTGATGCGGGCGCGTCCTACGCCCAGCCTCCCGAGTCGGTGACGTCCGTCACCGCCGCCGCCGTCGACTGGCAGGCGACACAGCGTGCGGTCGGCACCGTGGTCGCGCTCCGCGGCGTCACGCTGGGCGCCGAGCTGCCCGGCATCGTCCGCGACATCGGCTTCCAGGACGGCGCGGCCGTGAAGAAGGGCCAGGTCCTGGTCCAGCTCGACGTCTCCAGCGAGGCCGCGCAGCTCACCGGGGCGGAGGCCGACGCGGAGCTCGCGCGGCTCACCCACGCGCGCGCGAAGTCGCTGCGCGAGCAGGGCGCCAACACGCCGCAGGAGCTGGAGGCGGCCGCCGCTCGCGCCGCCCAGACGCAGGCCCAGGTCGCCCACCTGCGCACCCTCATCGCCAAGAAGTCCATCCGCGCCCCGTTCGACGGCCGCGTGGGCATCAAGCAGGTGGAGCTGGGCCAGGTCATCTCCCCGGGCAACCCCGTCGCCACCCTGCACACCGTGGACCCCGTCCTGGCGGAGTTCCAGGTCCCCCAGCAGCTGCTGGCCCAGGTGAAGTCCGGCCAGAAGGTGCGCATGCGCGTGGACGTGTTCCCCCAGGACACCTGGGAGGGCACCCTCACGACCATCAACCCGGAGGTGGAGCGCTCCTCCCGAAACGTGCGCATGCGTGCGACCGTTCCCAACACGGACGGGCGCCTGCTGCCCGGCATGTTCGCGAACATCGACGTGGTCGCCGACACCAGCCGCCAGGTGGTGGCCGTGCCCGCGACGGCGGTGCTCTTCGCGCCGTACGGCGACTCCGTCTACGTGCTCGTGGAGGGCAAGGACGCCGCGGGCAAGGCGAACCTCGTCGCCAACCAGCAGTTCGTGCGGCTGGGGGAGCGCCGGGGTGACTTCGTGGAGGTCGTCTCGGGCCTGAAGGCGGGCGACACCGTGGTGAGCAGCGGCGTGTTCAAGCTGCGCAACGGCATGTCCGTCGTCGTCAACAACGCGCTGGCACCGTCGACGGAGCTCGCTCCGCAGCCGGTGAACCCGTAG